From Rhodopseudomonas palustris, a single genomic window includes:
- a CDS encoding MaoC family dehydratase produces the protein MTDMMDMTTSPTVGDRIVHKRFPAINRHRLALYCGASGDHNPIHVDIDFAKASGFPDVFTHGMLVMGYLGQALSDAVPPGRIRSFSTRFAAITQLGAEITCEGQVTELIEAGGERRARLALTARDQTGEIKLAGEAIVAV, from the coding sequence ATGACCGACATGATGGACATGACAACTTCCCCCACGGTCGGCGACCGCATCGTCCACAAGCGCTTCCCGGCGATCAACCGTCACCGTCTGGCGCTGTATTGCGGCGCCTCCGGTGATCATAATCCGATCCATGTCGACATCGATTTCGCCAAGGCGTCGGGTTTTCCGGACGTGTTCACCCACGGCATGCTGGTGATGGGCTATCTCGGCCAGGCGCTGAGCGACGCGGTGCCGCCGGGCCGGATCCGCAGCTTCTCGACGCGATTTGCGGCGATCACCCAGCTCGGTGCCGAGATCACCTGCGAAGGCCAGGTCACTGAGCTGATCGAGGCCGGCGGCGAGCGCCGCGCCCGACTCGCCCTCACCGCCCGCGACCAGACCGGCGAGATCAAGCTCGCCGGCGAAGCGATCGTCGCCGTTTAG
- a CDS encoding SDR family NAD(P)-dependent oxidoreductase, with amino-acid sequence MGKLQGKVALVTGSGRGIGRAIALKLASEGARVVVNDLDAEPGDAVAAEIQAMGSDAIAVNGSVSEPGFADRFVGAAVEKFGGLDIIVNNAGYTWDSTIQKMTDEQFQAMLDVHLVAPFRILRAAAEPIRIFAKKEAEAGQEVFRKVVNISSIAGLYGNAGQASYSSAKASLVGLTRTLCKEWGRYKVNVNCVAFGLINTRLTQPIEAQQKTIDVAGRDIKVGVQPQMLDAMARMIPLGRGGTPEEAADAVYLFCSPESNYVSGQVLVCGGGLIL; translated from the coding sequence ATGGGCAAACTGCAAGGCAAGGTGGCGCTGGTCACAGGATCGGGCCGCGGCATCGGCCGCGCCATCGCGCTGAAGCTCGCGTCCGAAGGCGCGCGCGTCGTCGTCAACGACCTCGACGCCGAGCCGGGCGACGCCGTCGCCGCCGAAATCCAGGCGATGGGCAGCGATGCGATCGCGGTCAACGGCAGCGTCTCGGAGCCGGGCTTCGCCGATCGCTTCGTCGGCGCCGCGGTGGAGAAATTCGGCGGCCTCGACATCATCGTCAACAACGCCGGCTACACCTGGGACTCGACGATCCAGAAGATGACCGACGAGCAATTCCAGGCGATGCTCGACGTGCATCTGGTTGCGCCGTTCCGCATCCTGCGTGCCGCCGCCGAGCCGATCCGGATCTTCGCCAAGAAGGAAGCCGAGGCAGGCCAAGAGGTGTTCCGGAAGGTCGTCAACATCTCGTCGATCGCCGGGCTCTACGGCAATGCCGGCCAGGCCAGCTACTCGTCGGCGAAGGCATCGCTGGTCGGGCTGACGCGGACGCTGTGCAAGGAATGGGGCCGCTACAAGGTCAACGTCAATTGCGTCGCGTTCGGCCTGATCAACACCCGCCTCACCCAGCCGATCGAAGCGCAGCAGAAGACGATCGACGTCGCCGGCCGCGACATCAAGGTCGGGGTGCAGCCGCAGATGCTGGACGCGATGGCGCGGATGATCCCGCTCGGCCGCGGCGGCACGCCGGAGGAAGCGGCCGATGCGGTGTATCTGTTCTGCAGCCCGGAATCCAACTACGTCAGCGGCCAGGTGCTGGTCTGCGGCGGCGGCCTGATCCTCTAA
- a CDS encoding enoyl-CoA hydratase-related protein, with the protein MTLVLSERRGAVALLTLNNPAQYNAMRRGLLGELGAALNAALADDAVRAILLTGAGKGFCAGAALGSETFDAGADVAPWMRAELSPVLEAMRGAAKPIVVAVNGPAAGAGVGLALAGDIVLAARSAKFVLSFVKLGAALDAGTSLFVQRAIGVARARALALLGRPLSAEQAEQSGLIFQAVDDDRLMDDAMAIAQQLAAGPPIGIGLIKRQIEAAWSAPLAEVLDDEAQQQGRAFVTADLREGAAAFVEKRPPNFTGR; encoded by the coding sequence ATGACCCTGGTTCTGTCGGAGCGGCGCGGCGCCGTCGCGCTGCTGACGCTGAACAACCCGGCGCAATACAACGCGATGCGCCGCGGCCTGCTCGGCGAGCTCGGCGCCGCATTGAACGCGGCGCTCGCCGACGACGCCGTCCGCGCTATCCTTCTCACCGGTGCCGGCAAGGGCTTCTGCGCCGGCGCGGCGCTCGGCAGCGAGACGTTCGACGCCGGCGCCGACGTCGCGCCGTGGATGCGCGCCGAGCTCAGCCCGGTGCTGGAAGCGATGCGCGGTGCCGCGAAGCCGATCGTGGTCGCGGTCAATGGCCCCGCAGCCGGCGCCGGCGTGGGACTGGCGCTCGCCGGCGACATCGTGCTGGCGGCGCGGTCGGCGAAGTTCGTGCTGAGCTTCGTCAAGCTCGGCGCCGCGCTCGATGCCGGCACTTCGCTGTTCGTGCAGCGCGCGATCGGCGTGGCCCGCGCCCGCGCACTGGCGCTGCTCGGCCGGCCGCTGTCCGCCGAACAGGCCGAGCAATCCGGCCTGATCTTCCAGGCCGTCGACGACGACCGCCTGATGGACGACGCGATGGCGATCGCCCAGCAGCTCGCGGCCGGCCCGCCGATCGGCATCGGCCTGATCAAGCGCCAGATCGAAGCTGCATGGAGCGCCCCGCTCGCCGAAGTGCTGGACGACGAAGCCCAGCAGCAGGGCCGCGCCTTCGTCACCGCGGACCTGCGCGAAGGCGCCGCCGCTTTCGTCGAGAAGCGCCCGCCGAACTTCACCGGCCGCTGA
- a CDS encoding exodeoxyribonuclease III — translation MKIATFNVNNVNKRLPVLLAWLKAARPEIVCLQELKAADADFPEAALRKAGYTAAWAGQKSWNGVAILARRREIVVTRRRLPGAPHDKQSRYIEAAVAGIIVGCLYAPNGNPQPGPKFDEKLAWLMRLNRHAATLLKSGAPVVLAGDFNVVPTPADIYPTKSWDKDALVQPAPRKLFAALLRQGWTDALRHCHPDDAPYTFWSYWRKRFERDAGLRIDHLLLDPSLALRLKRAGVDRKVRAAPQASDHAPAWIVID, via the coding sequence GTGAAGATCGCGACCTTCAACGTCAACAATGTCAACAAGCGGTTGCCGGTGCTGCTGGCGTGGCTGAAGGCGGCGCGGCCGGAGATCGTCTGCTTGCAGGAGCTGAAGGCGGCCGATGCGGACTTTCCGGAAGCGGCGCTGCGCAAGGCGGGCTATACGGCGGCGTGGGCCGGGCAGAAAAGCTGGAATGGCGTGGCGATCCTCGCCCGCCGCCGCGAGATCGTGGTGACCCGGCGCCGGCTGCCTGGCGCGCCGCACGACAAGCAGAGCCGCTACATTGAGGCGGCGGTTGCCGGGATCATCGTCGGCTGCCTGTACGCGCCCAACGGCAACCCGCAGCCGGGGCCGAAATTCGACGAGAAACTCGCCTGGCTGATGCGGCTGAACCGCCATGCGGCGACGCTGCTGAAGAGCGGTGCGCCTGTGGTGCTGGCCGGCGACTTCAACGTGGTGCCGACGCCGGCCGATATCTACCCGACCAAATCATGGGACAAGGACGCGTTGGTGCAGCCGGCGCCGCGCAAGCTGTTCGCGGCGCTGCTGCGCCAGGGCTGGACCGATGCACTGCGGCACTGCCATCCGGACGACGCGCCATACACATTCTGGTCGTATTGGCGAAAACGGTTCGAGCGCGACGCGGGCTTGCGGATCGACCACCTGCTGCTCGATCCGTCGCTGGCGCTGCGGCTGAAGCGGGCCGGCGTCGATCGCAAGGTGCGGGCGGCGCCGCAGGCGAGCGATCACGCCCCCGCCTGGATCGTGATCGACTGA
- a CDS encoding ferritin-like domain-containing protein, whose amino-acid sequence MGFFSKDIQTMEDLLLHGLRDIYYAEQQITKALPKMIEQATNRDLSQGLKAHLEETQKQIERLDQVFKKLGEKPSGVNCPAIDGLIQEADETAGEIADKTVLDAAIVANAQAVEHYEIARYGTLIAWAEELGHDDIVRFLTTNLNEEKAANTKLNTVALRKGVNRKAAS is encoded by the coding sequence ATGGGATTCTTCAGCAAGGACATTCAGACCATGGAGGACCTGCTGCTGCACGGCCTCCGCGACATCTATTACGCCGAACAGCAGATCACCAAGGCGCTGCCGAAGATGATCGAGCAGGCCACCAACCGTGACCTGTCGCAGGGCCTGAAGGCGCATCTGGAAGAGACCCAGAAGCAGATCGAACGGCTCGACCAGGTGTTCAAGAAGCTCGGCGAGAAGCCGTCGGGCGTGAACTGCCCGGCGATCGACGGCCTGATCCAGGAAGCCGACGAGACCGCCGGCGAGATCGCCGACAAGACCGTGCTGGACGCCGCCATCGTCGCCAACGCGCAGGCGGTCGAGCACTACGAGATCGCCCGCTACGGCACCCTGATCGCCTGGGCCGAAGAACTCGGCCACGACGACATCGTCCGCTTCCTCACCACCAATCTGAACGAGGAAAAGGCCGCCAACACAAAGCTCAACACCGTGGCGCTGCGCAAAGGCGTCAATCGCAAAGCTGCAAGCTGA
- a CDS encoding DUF4142 domain-containing protein translates to MNRTALALGCLLIATPALAQSVTEKTGVNSVLGIAPSTPDFVKQVAISDMYEIQSNQLAERKGNAAQQTFAKQMITDHTKTSSELKAMVTDGKVKAALPTALDSAHQEKLDKLKNASGAEFSELFGEQQVEAHQDAVSLFERYAKSGDNDALKNWAGTTLPKLQHHLEMAKQLERDRTSTTSQSAK, encoded by the coding sequence ATGAACCGCACAGCACTCGCACTCGGCTGCCTGCTGATCGCCACCCCGGCGCTGGCGCAATCGGTGACCGAGAAGACCGGCGTCAATTCGGTGCTCGGCATCGCGCCCTCCACCCCCGATTTCGTCAAGCAGGTCGCGATCAGCGACATGTACGAGATCCAGTCGAACCAGCTCGCCGAGCGCAAGGGCAATGCCGCCCAGCAGACCTTCGCCAAGCAGATGATCACCGATCACACCAAGACCTCGAGCGAGCTCAAGGCGATGGTGACCGACGGCAAGGTCAAGGCCGCGCTGCCGACCGCACTCGACTCCGCCCACCAGGAAAAGCTCGACAAGCTGAAGAACGCCAGCGGCGCCGAGTTCAGCGAGCTGTTCGGCGAGCAGCAGGTCGAAGCCCACCAGGACGCGGTGTCGCTGTTCGAACGTTACGCCAAGAGCGGCGACAACGACGCCCTGAAGAACTGGGCCGGCACCACGCTGCCCAAGCTGCAGCACCATCTGGAGATGGCCAAGCAGCTCGAACGCGACCGCACCAGCACGACGTCGCAGTCTGCCAAGTAA
- the glgX gene encoding glycogen debranching protein GlgX has translation MTDVSETLEPPAETAAAPEVASKSPEPPLYQVVHDSSAVREGLPYPLGACWDGHGTNFALFSANATKVEVCLFDGDTERRIELPEYTDEVFHGYIPDVGPGTFYGYRVYGPYEPENGHRFNPNKLLLDPYARAHAGELTWAPAVFGYVMESGDDTTFDERDSARFVPKCVVVDPDFDWKGEPGRKFVPWDQAIIYETHVKGFTKLHPEVPEDLRGTYAGFGTKPVVDYISSLGVTAVELLPIHTFVNDSYLLDKNLVNYWGYNTIGFFAPDPRYAADVPNSLREFKEMVARLHDVGLAVILDVVYNHTAEGNELGPTLSFKGIDNASYYRLLPEQKRYYINDTGTGNTVNLTHPRVIQMVNDSLRYWAGEMHIDGFRFDLGTILAREHYGFDEQSGFLKSVMQDPLLSSVKLIAEPWDCGPGGYQVGGFPPGWAEWNDKFRDTVRDYWRGEAPAAALAPRLSASGDVFNRQGRRAWASVNFITAHDGFTLNDWASYNDKHNAANGEDNRDGHSDNRSWNCGAEGPTDDETIVALRERQKRNMLATLLLAQGTPMLLAGDEFGRTQNGNNNAYCQDNEISWVHWDHDEAAQHLLAFTQRLLELRRTTPTLRRSRFLTGQYDEELDVRDVTWINANGGEMQQEHWDDPNVKCFGMLLDGRAQTTGIHKHGEHATVLLVMNSFDGVVDFTLPEVPHGSTWSLLIDTNLPSGLPDEQFACGAVYQVTARSVLLFGLSE, from the coding sequence ATGACCGACGTCAGCGAAACCCTCGAACCGCCCGCTGAGACTGCCGCCGCTCCCGAGGTCGCCTCGAAATCGCCCGAGCCGCCGCTGTATCAGGTGGTGCACGACTCCTCGGCCGTGCGCGAGGGCTTGCCCTATCCGCTCGGCGCCTGCTGGGACGGCCATGGCACCAACTTCGCGCTGTTCTCCGCCAACGCCACCAAGGTCGAAGTCTGCCTGTTCGATGGCGATACCGAGCGGCGCATCGAGCTTCCGGAATATACCGACGAGGTGTTTCACGGCTACATCCCGGATGTCGGCCCCGGCACCTTCTACGGCTACCGGGTCTATGGACCCTACGAGCCCGAGAACGGCCATCGCTTCAATCCGAACAAGCTGCTGCTCGACCCTTACGCGCGCGCCCATGCCGGCGAGCTGACCTGGGCTCCGGCCGTGTTCGGCTATGTGATGGAGAGCGGCGACGACACCACATTCGACGAACGCGACAGCGCACGGTTCGTGCCGAAATGCGTGGTGGTCGATCCGGATTTCGACTGGAAGGGCGAGCCCGGCCGCAAATTCGTGCCGTGGGACCAGGCGATCATCTACGAAACTCACGTCAAAGGCTTCACCAAGCTGCATCCCGAGGTACCCGAAGATCTGCGCGGCACCTATGCGGGCTTCGGCACCAAGCCGGTGGTCGACTATATTTCCTCACTCGGCGTCACTGCGGTCGAGCTGTTGCCGATCCACACCTTCGTCAACGACAGTTATCTGCTCGACAAGAATCTGGTGAATTACTGGGGCTACAACACCATCGGATTCTTCGCGCCCGATCCGCGCTACGCCGCGGATGTGCCCAACAGCCTGCGCGAGTTCAAGGAGATGGTGGCGCGGCTGCACGATGTCGGCCTCGCCGTGATCCTCGACGTGGTCTACAACCACACCGCCGAAGGCAACGAGCTCGGCCCGACACTGTCGTTCAAGGGCATCGACAACGCCAGCTATTATCGCCTGCTCCCGGAGCAGAAGCGCTACTACATCAACGACACCGGCACCGGAAACACCGTCAACCTCACGCATCCGCGCGTGATCCAGATGGTCAACGACAGCCTGCGCTACTGGGCCGGCGAGATGCACATCGACGGTTTCCGCTTCGACCTCGGCACCATCCTGGCGCGCGAGCATTACGGCTTCGACGAGCAGAGCGGCTTTCTGAAATCCGTGATGCAGGACCCACTGCTCAGTTCGGTGAAGCTGATCGCAGAACCGTGGGATTGCGGCCCCGGCGGCTATCAGGTCGGCGGCTTCCCACCGGGATGGGCGGAATGGAACGACAAATTCCGCGATACTGTGCGCGACTATTGGCGCGGCGAAGCACCGGCTGCGGCGCTGGCGCCGCGGCTGTCGGCTTCGGGCGACGTCTTCAACCGGCAAGGACGTCGCGCCTGGGCAAGCGTCAACTTCATCACCGCGCACGACGGTTTCACCCTCAACGACTGGGCGAGCTACAACGACAAGCACAACGCGGCGAACGGCGAGGACAATCGCGACGGCCACTCCGACAACCGCTCGTGGAATTGCGGCGCGGAAGGCCCGACCGACGACGAGACCATTGTGGCGCTACGCGAACGCCAGAAGCGCAACATGCTGGCGACCCTGCTGCTCGCTCAAGGCACACCGATGCTGCTGGCGGGCGACGAATTCGGCCGCACCCAGAACGGCAACAACAACGCCTATTGCCAGGACAACGAGATCTCCTGGGTGCACTGGGACCACGACGAGGCCGCGCAACACCTGCTGGCCTTCACGCAGCGGCTGCTGGAACTGCGCCGGACCACGCCGACGTTGCGGCGCAGCCGGTTTCTCACCGGACAATACGACGAAGAGCTCGACGTCCGCGACGTCACCTGGATCAACGCCAATGGCGGGGAGATGCAGCAGGAGCACTGGGACGACCCAAATGTGAAATGCTTCGGAATGCTGCTCGACGGCCGCGCCCAAACCACCGGCATTCACAAGCACGGTGAGCACGCCACCGTGCTGCTGGTGATGAACAGTTTCGACGGCGTGGTCGACTTCACCCTGCCCGAGGTCCCGCACGGCTCGACATGGTCGCTGCTGATCGACACCAACCTGCCGAGCGGCCTGCCGGACGAGCAGTTCGCCTGTGGCGCGGTTTATCAAGTGACCGCACGTTCGGTGCTGCTGTTCGGGCTGAGCGAGTGA
- a CDS encoding transglutaminase-like domain-containing protein has translation MIIRAGYHIAFHCFQETPINLLLSVHPSRAQHVIGEHVIKFSPDVPAHDFTDMFGNVCTRIVAPPGRIDISNDFLIEDSGLPDEVAPGARQIPVAELPDEVMVYLLGSRYCDTDKLSNLAWSLFGGTPAGWERVQAIVDYVHDRITFGYQFARNDRTASEGHAEQIGVCRDFAHLAVALCRCMNIPARYCTGYLGDIGVPADPAPMDFSAWFEVYLDGRWYTFDARHNTPRIGRIVIARGRDAADVAISTSFGVTNLLNFEVITHEVTNQEAATDAPLSKVA, from the coding sequence GTGATCATTCGCGCGGGCTACCACATCGCGTTCCACTGCTTTCAGGAGACGCCCATCAATCTGCTGCTCAGCGTGCATCCGTCGCGCGCCCAGCATGTGATCGGAGAGCACGTCATCAAGTTTTCTCCGGATGTGCCCGCACACGACTTCACCGATATGTTCGGCAACGTCTGCACCCGGATCGTGGCGCCGCCCGGCCGCATCGACATCAGCAACGACTTTCTGATCGAGGATTCCGGCCTGCCCGACGAGGTCGCGCCCGGCGCCCGCCAGATCCCGGTGGCGGAACTGCCGGACGAGGTGATGGTGTATCTGCTCGGCAGCCGCTATTGCGACACCGACAAGCTGTCGAACCTCGCCTGGTCGCTGTTCGGCGGCACCCCCGCCGGCTGGGAGCGGGTGCAGGCGATCGTCGACTACGTGCATGACCGTATCACCTTCGGATATCAATTCGCCCGCAACGATCGCACCGCCTCCGAAGGCCATGCCGAACAGATCGGCGTCTGCCGCGACTTCGCCCATCTCGCCGTCGCGCTGTGCCGCTGCATGAACATTCCGGCGCGCTACTGCACCGGCTATCTCGGCGACATCGGCGTGCCGGCCGATCCGGCACCGATGGACTTCTCGGCATGGTTCGAGGTCTATCTCGACGGACGCTGGTACACTTTCGATGCCCGGCACAACACGCCGCGGATCGGCCGCATCGTCATCGCCCGTGGCCGCGACGCAGCCGACGTCGCGATTTCGACCTCGTTCGGCGTCACCAACCTGCTGAACTTCGAAGTGATCACCCATGAGGTGACGAACCAGGAAGCTGCGACGGACGCTCCGCTGTCAAAAGTGGCGTGA
- a CDS encoding S1C family serine protease, with protein MTSLPPRSPVPPGPDPRLAQAQMRRAQRTDLLLRIAIVWLLVLATFWVAQPYLSALWFSATGPRTVTARGELAPAEKATVELFKQVSPSVVHVFAQAQQRVSPFFAQQEAPVQSGSGAIWDAAGHVVTNNHVVQNAGQLGVRLASGEFVTARVVGAAPNYDLAVLQLERPQTPLRPIAIGSSEDLQVGQAAYAIGNPYGLEQTLTTGIVSALRRRLPTAAAHEVRGVIQTDAAINPGNSGGPLLDSAGRLIGINTAIISGSGASAGIGFAIPVDAVNRVVTALITNGTVPVPGIGIIAARENETAQLGIDGVVVLRTLPDSPAARAGLEGATNDGYVRDVITAADGKPIHGMSDLAAALEEAGIGRDVKLTVERDGRTRSVTVKVTDISQQRRG; from the coding sequence ATGACGTCGCTTCCGCCCCGTTCGCCGGTCCCTCCTGGTCCCGATCCGCGACTCGCGCAGGCCCAGATGCGGCGGGCGCAGCGCACCGACTTGTTGCTGCGCATCGCGATCGTCTGGCTGCTGGTGCTGGCGACGTTCTGGGTCGCTCAGCCTTATCTGAGCGCGTTGTGGTTTTCCGCCACCGGCCCGCGCACCGTCACCGCTCGCGGCGAGTTGGCACCTGCCGAGAAGGCCACGGTGGAGCTGTTCAAGCAGGTATCGCCCTCGGTGGTGCACGTGTTCGCGCAAGCCCAGCAACGGGTGTCGCCGTTCTTCGCACAGCAGGAGGCTCCGGTGCAGTCCGGCTCCGGCGCGATCTGGGACGCCGCCGGTCATGTCGTCACCAACAACCATGTGGTGCAGAATGCCGGCCAGCTGGGCGTCCGGCTCGCCTCGGGTGAGTTTGTCACCGCGCGCGTGGTCGGCGCGGCGCCGAACTACGATCTCGCCGTGTTGCAGCTCGAGCGGCCGCAGACGCCGCTGCGCCCGATCGCGATCGGCAGCTCGGAAGATCTCCAGGTCGGGCAGGCGGCCTACGCGATCGGCAATCCCTACGGTCTCGAACAGACGCTGACCACGGGCATCGTCAGCGCGCTGCGGCGCCGGTTGCCGACCGCGGCGGCGCACGAGGTCCGCGGCGTGATCCAGACCGACGCGGCGATCAATCCCGGCAATTCCGGCGGCCCGCTGCTCGACAGTGCCGGCCGGCTGATCGGCATCAACACCGCAATCATCTCCGGCTCCGGCGCTTCGGCCGGGATCGGCTTTGCGATTCCGGTCGACGCAGTCAACCGGGTGGTCACAGCTCTGATCACCAACGGTACCGTGCCGGTGCCGGGTATCGGCATCATCGCCGCCCGCGAGAACGAGACCGCCCAGCTCGGAATCGACGGCGTCGTGGTGTTGCGGACGCTGCCGGATTCGCCGGCCGCCCGCGCCGGCCTCGAAGGCGCGACCAACGACGGTTACGTCCGGGACGTCATCACCGCCGCAGATGGCAAGCCGATCCACGGCATGTCGGACCTTGCGGCGGCCTTGGAGGAGGCCGGCATCGGCCGCGACGTGAAGCTCACGGTCGAGCGCGACGGTCGGACCCGGAGCGTGACCGTGAAGGTCACCGACATTTCGCAGCAGCGGCGCGGCTGA
- a CDS encoding site-2 protease family protein has translation MTESLSNMMLVISVWALPLLIAITFHEAAHAYVAKLCGDNTAWMLGRVSFNPIRHIDPFGTVLLPLLLLLLVIQSPFLFGYAKPVPVNFRNLSHPRRDMVLVAAAGPAINLALAALAGLSFHLVGYVPGEAGQWLAQNLVNALLINVVLAIFNLLPIPPLDGGRIAVGILPRALARPLDRLEPYGMLILLTLIFILPMAGIGVATRFIAQSSQFVVHAILRLTGAA, from the coding sequence ATGACTGAATCATTGTCCAACATGATGCTGGTGATCTCGGTGTGGGCGTTGCCGCTCCTGATCGCGATCACCTTCCACGAGGCCGCGCACGCCTATGTGGCGAAGCTTTGCGGCGACAACACCGCCTGGATGCTCGGCCGCGTCAGCTTCAATCCGATCAGGCACATCGATCCGTTCGGCACGGTGCTGCTGCCGCTGCTGCTGCTGCTGCTGGTGATCCAGTCGCCGTTTCTGTTCGGCTACGCCAAGCCGGTGCCGGTGAACTTCCGCAATCTGAGCCACCCGCGCCGCGACATGGTGCTGGTCGCGGCCGCCGGTCCCGCGATCAATCTGGCGCTGGCCGCGCTCGCGGGGCTGTCGTTTCATCTCGTCGGCTACGTGCCCGGCGAAGCCGGGCAATGGCTCGCACAGAACCTCGTCAACGCGCTGCTGATCAACGTGGTGCTGGCGATCTTCAATCTGCTGCCGATCCCGCCGCTCGACGGCGGCCGCATTGCGGTGGGGATCCTGCCACGGGCGCTGGCGCGGCCACTCGACCGGCTCGAACCTTACGGCATGCTGATCCTGCTGACGCTGATCTTCATCCTGCCGATGGCCGGGATCGGCGTGGCGACGCGGTTCATCGCGCAATCGAGCCAGTTCGTGGTTCACGCGATCCTGCGCCTCACCGGCGCGGCCTGA